Proteins from one Desulfovermiculus halophilus DSM 18834 genomic window:
- a CDS encoding sulfite exporter TauE/SafE family protein → MKAFLAKRKTILKGVGWTLFVVLAIAASVGTIHAASGIEPMGMSPLMFFIGMLLICIAIGVFAVLAGVGGGVIFTPLFMGFTPIDSYIIRSTGLFVAMAGALVAARPFLRRGIANIRLLFTGAVPYTVFAVIGALLAGYIQTHMGKGGEAFINGALGLIVIGIAMLFIFFGGKSEYPEVSYMDKFSAKLGLAMPYYEASLGKVVDYKLTRVALGMVLFCGVGLISGLFGLGAGWAMVPVFNLVMMAPLKVAATCSKVMISLGDTAAVWPYIVGGGMFPLFAVPSMIGLIVGTLIGARLMLKVKAGFIRYLIIAVMLFSGIRLVQKAIGMM, encoded by the coding sequence ATGAAAGCGTTTCTGGCCAAAAGAAAGACCATTCTCAAAGGGGTGGGATGGACCCTTTTTGTCGTCCTGGCGATTGCGGCCAGCGTGGGGACCATCCATGCCGCTTCCGGCATCGAGCCCATGGGCATGAGCCCGTTGATGTTTTTTATCGGCATGCTGCTCATCTGTATAGCAATCGGTGTGTTTGCAGTGTTGGCCGGGGTCGGAGGCGGAGTGATCTTTACCCCTCTTTTCATGGGGTTCACTCCTATTGACTCGTACATCATCCGGTCCACCGGTTTGTTTGTGGCCATGGCCGGGGCCCTGGTGGCGGCCAGGCCTTTTCTCCGCCGGGGAATCGCCAATATCCGGCTGCTGTTTACCGGGGCTGTGCCCTACACGGTCTTTGCCGTGATCGGGGCCTTGCTGGCCGGATATATTCAGACCCATATGGGCAAGGGCGGCGAAGCCTTCATAAACGGCGCCCTGGGGCTCATCGTTATCGGCATCGCCATGCTGTTCATCTTTTTTGGCGGAAAATCGGAATATCCAGAAGTCAGCTACATGGACAAGTTTTCAGCTAAACTCGGTTTGGCTATGCCCTATTACGAGGCATCTCTGGGCAAGGTAGTGGACTACAAGCTGACCAGGGTGGCTTTAGGGATGGTCCTTTTTTGCGGTGTGGGGCTGATTTCCGGACTTTTCGGTCTTGGCGCGGGCTGGGCCATGGTCCCGGTGTTCAATCTGGTCATGATGGCCCCGTTGAAAGTGGCCGCAACCTGCAGCAAGGTGATGATCTCTCTTGGCGATACGGCCGCGGTTTGGCCCTATATCGTGGGCGGTGGCATGTTCCCCCTGTTCGCCGTTCCCAGCATGATCGGACTTATTGTAGGCACTCTGATCGGAGCCAGGCTCATGCTCAAGGTCAAAGCCGGATTTATTCGCTACCTGATTATTGCGGTCATGCTGTTTTCCGGAATCAGGCTGGTACAAAAGGCAATAGGGATGATGTAG